One stretch of Rhinatrema bivittatum chromosome 8, aRhiBiv1.1, whole genome shotgun sequence DNA includes these proteins:
- the STX16 gene encoding syntaxin-16 isoform X4: protein MATRRLTDAFLLLRNNAVQNRQLAAEQLADDRMALVSGISLDPEAAIGVTKRLPPKWVDGVEEIQYDITRIKQKMKELASLHDKHLNRPTLDDSSEEEHAIEITTQETTQLFHRCQRAVQALQSRSRNCPEQEERVLRNVVSSFAQSLQDLSTNFRHTQSSYLKRMRNREERSKHFFDTSVPLMDDGEDDTLYDRGFTDDQLVLVQQNTLMVEEREREIRQIVQSISDLNEIFRDLGSMVVEQGTVLDRIDYNVEQSCVKTEDGLKHLHKAEQYQKKNRKMLIILILFVVVLVLIVVLIGVKSK, encoded by the exons ATGGCCACCCGGCGCTTAACGGACGCGTTCTTGCTTTTGCGGAACAATGCCGTCCAAAACCGGCAGCTGGCGGCCGAGCAA CTCGCTGACGATCGGATGGCCCTTGTGTCAGGAATCAGTTTAGATCCAGAGGCAGCCATTGGTGTCACAAAGCGGCTGCCACCCAAATGGGTCGATGGAGTAGAAGAA ATTCAGTATGATATCACCAGGATTAAACAGAAAATGAAGGAATTAGCCAGTCTGCATGACAAACATTTAAACAGACCCACCCTGGATGACAGCAGCGAGGAAGAGCATGCTATAGAAATAACCACACAGGAGACTACACAG CTGTTCCACAGGTGTCAGAGAGCAGTCCAGGCCTTGCAGAGCAGGTCACGGAACTGCCCAGAGCAAGAGGAGCGTGTACTCAGAAACGTGGTGTCTTCCTTTGCCCAAtctcttcaggacctctccaccAACTTTAGACACACGCAGTCCAGCTATCTGAAGC GTATGAGGAACAGAGAAGAGAGATCCAAACATTTCTTTGACACTTCAGTGCCACTTATGGATGATGGCGAGGACGACACGCTTTATGATCGG GGCTTTACAGATGACCAGTTAGTCCTGGTACAGCAAAACACGCTGATGGTAGAAGAGCGGGAGAGGGAAATCCGCCAGATAGTACAGTCCATCTCTGATCTCAATGAGATTTTTCGGGACCTCGGGAGTATGGTGGTGGAGCAG gGTACAGTTCTGGATAGAATTGACTACAACGTTGAACAGTCCTGCGTGAAGACTGAGGATGGTTTGAAACACTTACATAAG gcgGAGCAATACCAAAAGAAGAACCGGAAGATGCttatcattttaattttgtttgtggTGGTTCTTGTCCTTATCGTTGTACTTATTGGCGTCAAGTCCAAATAA
- the STX16 gene encoding syntaxin-16 isoform X3: MATRRLTDAFLLLRNNAVQNRQLAAEQELDELADDRMALVSGISLDPEAAIGVTKRLPPKWVDGVEEIQYDITRIKQKMKELASLHDKHLNRPTLDDSSEEEHAIEITTQETTQLFHRCQRAVQALQSRSRNCPEQEERVLRNVVSSFAQSLQDLSTNFRHTQSSYLKRMRNREERSKHFFDTSVPLMDDGEDDTLYDRGFTDDQLVLVQQNTLMVEEREREIRQIVQSISDLNEIFRDLGSMVVEQGTVLDRIDYNVEQSCVKTEDGLKHLHKAEQYQKKNRKMLIILILFVVVLVLIVVLIGVKSK, translated from the exons ATGGCCACCCGGCGCTTAACGGACGCGTTCTTGCTTTTGCGGAACAATGCCGTCCAAAACCGGCAGCTGGCGGCCGAGCAA GAGCTGGACGAG CTCGCTGACGATCGGATGGCCCTTGTGTCAGGAATCAGTTTAGATCCAGAGGCAGCCATTGGTGTCACAAAGCGGCTGCCACCCAAATGGGTCGATGGAGTAGAAGAA ATTCAGTATGATATCACCAGGATTAAACAGAAAATGAAGGAATTAGCCAGTCTGCATGACAAACATTTAAACAGACCCACCCTGGATGACAGCAGCGAGGAAGAGCATGCTATAGAAATAACCACACAGGAGACTACACAG CTGTTCCACAGGTGTCAGAGAGCAGTCCAGGCCTTGCAGAGCAGGTCACGGAACTGCCCAGAGCAAGAGGAGCGTGTACTCAGAAACGTGGTGTCTTCCTTTGCCCAAtctcttcaggacctctccaccAACTTTAGACACACGCAGTCCAGCTATCTGAAGC GTATGAGGAACAGAGAAGAGAGATCCAAACATTTCTTTGACACTTCAGTGCCACTTATGGATGATGGCGAGGACGACACGCTTTATGATCGG GGCTTTACAGATGACCAGTTAGTCCTGGTACAGCAAAACACGCTGATGGTAGAAGAGCGGGAGAGGGAAATCCGCCAGATAGTACAGTCCATCTCTGATCTCAATGAGATTTTTCGGGACCTCGGGAGTATGGTGGTGGAGCAG gGTACAGTTCTGGATAGAATTGACTACAACGTTGAACAGTCCTGCGTGAAGACTGAGGATGGTTTGAAACACTTACATAAG gcgGAGCAATACCAAAAGAAGAACCGGAAGATGCttatcattttaattttgtttgtggTGGTTCTTGTCCTTATCGTTGTACTTATTGGCGTCAAGTCCAAATAA
- the STX16 gene encoding syntaxin-16 isoform X2, translating into MATRRLTDAFLLLRNNAVQNRQLAAEQVSNSPAGLRGSRSNAALADDRMALVSGISLDPEAAIGVTKRLPPKWVDGVEEIQYDITRIKQKMKELASLHDKHLNRPTLDDSSEEEHAIEITTQETTQLFHRCQRAVQALQSRSRNCPEQEERVLRNVVSSFAQSLQDLSTNFRHTQSSYLKRMRNREERSKHFFDTSVPLMDDGEDDTLYDRGFTDDQLVLVQQNTLMVEEREREIRQIVQSISDLNEIFRDLGSMVVEQGTVLDRIDYNVEQSCVKTEDGLKHLHKAEQYQKKNRKMLIILILFVVVLVLIVVLIGVKSK; encoded by the exons ATGGCCACCCGGCGCTTAACGGACGCGTTCTTGCTTTTGCGGAACAATGCCGTCCAAAACCGGCAGCTGGCGGCCGAGCAAGTGAGTAATTCCCCCGCTGGCCTTCGGGGTTCACGTAGCAATGCTGCG CTCGCTGACGATCGGATGGCCCTTGTGTCAGGAATCAGTTTAGATCCAGAGGCAGCCATTGGTGTCACAAAGCGGCTGCCACCCAAATGGGTCGATGGAGTAGAAGAA ATTCAGTATGATATCACCAGGATTAAACAGAAAATGAAGGAATTAGCCAGTCTGCATGACAAACATTTAAACAGACCCACCCTGGATGACAGCAGCGAGGAAGAGCATGCTATAGAAATAACCACACAGGAGACTACACAG CTGTTCCACAGGTGTCAGAGAGCAGTCCAGGCCTTGCAGAGCAGGTCACGGAACTGCCCAGAGCAAGAGGAGCGTGTACTCAGAAACGTGGTGTCTTCCTTTGCCCAAtctcttcaggacctctccaccAACTTTAGACACACGCAGTCCAGCTATCTGAAGC GTATGAGGAACAGAGAAGAGAGATCCAAACATTTCTTTGACACTTCAGTGCCACTTATGGATGATGGCGAGGACGACACGCTTTATGATCGG GGCTTTACAGATGACCAGTTAGTCCTGGTACAGCAAAACACGCTGATGGTAGAAGAGCGGGAGAGGGAAATCCGCCAGATAGTACAGTCCATCTCTGATCTCAATGAGATTTTTCGGGACCTCGGGAGTATGGTGGTGGAGCAG gGTACAGTTCTGGATAGAATTGACTACAACGTTGAACAGTCCTGCGTGAAGACTGAGGATGGTTTGAAACACTTACATAAG gcgGAGCAATACCAAAAGAAGAACCGGAAGATGCttatcattttaattttgtttgtggTGGTTCTTGTCCTTATCGTTGTACTTATTGGCGTCAAGTCCAAATAA
- the STX16 gene encoding syntaxin-16 isoform X1: protein MATRRLTDAFLLLRNNAVQNRQLAAEQVSNSPAGLRGSRSNAAELDELADDRMALVSGISLDPEAAIGVTKRLPPKWVDGVEEIQYDITRIKQKMKELASLHDKHLNRPTLDDSSEEEHAIEITTQETTQLFHRCQRAVQALQSRSRNCPEQEERVLRNVVSSFAQSLQDLSTNFRHTQSSYLKRMRNREERSKHFFDTSVPLMDDGEDDTLYDRGFTDDQLVLVQQNTLMVEEREREIRQIVQSISDLNEIFRDLGSMVVEQGTVLDRIDYNVEQSCVKTEDGLKHLHKAEQYQKKNRKMLIILILFVVVLVLIVVLIGVKSK, encoded by the exons ATGGCCACCCGGCGCTTAACGGACGCGTTCTTGCTTTTGCGGAACAATGCCGTCCAAAACCGGCAGCTGGCGGCCGAGCAAGTGAGTAATTCCCCCGCTGGCCTTCGGGGTTCACGTAGCAATGCTGCG GAGCTGGACGAG CTCGCTGACGATCGGATGGCCCTTGTGTCAGGAATCAGTTTAGATCCAGAGGCAGCCATTGGTGTCACAAAGCGGCTGCCACCCAAATGGGTCGATGGAGTAGAAGAA ATTCAGTATGATATCACCAGGATTAAACAGAAAATGAAGGAATTAGCCAGTCTGCATGACAAACATTTAAACAGACCCACCCTGGATGACAGCAGCGAGGAAGAGCATGCTATAGAAATAACCACACAGGAGACTACACAG CTGTTCCACAGGTGTCAGAGAGCAGTCCAGGCCTTGCAGAGCAGGTCACGGAACTGCCCAGAGCAAGAGGAGCGTGTACTCAGAAACGTGGTGTCTTCCTTTGCCCAAtctcttcaggacctctccaccAACTTTAGACACACGCAGTCCAGCTATCTGAAGC GTATGAGGAACAGAGAAGAGAGATCCAAACATTTCTTTGACACTTCAGTGCCACTTATGGATGATGGCGAGGACGACACGCTTTATGATCGG GGCTTTACAGATGACCAGTTAGTCCTGGTACAGCAAAACACGCTGATGGTAGAAGAGCGGGAGAGGGAAATCCGCCAGATAGTACAGTCCATCTCTGATCTCAATGAGATTTTTCGGGACCTCGGGAGTATGGTGGTGGAGCAG gGTACAGTTCTGGATAGAATTGACTACAACGTTGAACAGTCCTGCGTGAAGACTGAGGATGGTTTGAAACACTTACATAAG gcgGAGCAATACCAAAAGAAGAACCGGAAGATGCttatcattttaattttgtttgtggTGGTTCTTGTCCTTATCGTTGTACTTATTGGCGTCAAGTCCAAATAA